From one Polynucleobacter sp. UK-FUSCHL-C3 genomic stretch:
- the glcE gene encoding glycolate oxidase subunit GlcE, producing the protein MSEAILSQFREQIIEAGKHNKALSIEGGASKDWFGNPKLPQTLSTKPYQGILDYQPEELVITACAGTPIAEIEAALSEKNQMLPFEPPHFGQAATFGGVIAAGLAGPARISAGNLRDFVLGTRLMDGRGEDLSFGGKVMKNVAGYDVSRLLPGSLGTLALLLEASVKVLPKPAATASLRCTITQDRALRILNEWAGQPLPLNASAWIGKTNEEGQLTVRLAGANAAVATASKMMVAELSATLMDFTDAVNFWNELREQAHVWFKELAPGNALWRLSLPAHCPSIPMPIGFNPTSIMEWHGQQRWFQGPANQSISNTLIALAQEHGGHASCFRNNGSEQFERFTSLQSNPLTAGLELVQKRLRHSFDPFGVFTTGRLP; encoded by the coding sequence ATGAGTGAAGCAATTCTTTCGCAGTTTCGGGAACAGATTATCGAGGCAGGTAAACATAACAAAGCCTTATCGATCGAAGGTGGTGCTAGCAAGGATTGGTTTGGCAATCCAAAGCTCCCACAAACCTTAAGTACCAAACCTTATCAAGGAATCTTGGATTACCAACCGGAGGAGTTAGTCATCACGGCATGTGCAGGCACTCCAATTGCTGAAATTGAAGCGGCGCTCTCTGAAAAAAATCAGATGCTTCCCTTTGAACCACCCCACTTTGGACAGGCAGCTACTTTTGGCGGAGTAATCGCGGCAGGACTTGCTGGTCCCGCTCGCATCAGTGCTGGCAACTTAAGAGATTTTGTCTTGGGCACTCGCCTCATGGACGGTCGCGGTGAAGATCTTTCCTTTGGTGGCAAGGTCATGAAAAACGTTGCTGGCTATGATGTCTCACGTCTCTTGCCAGGATCGCTAGGTACTCTTGCTCTGCTACTTGAGGCGTCTGTCAAGGTACTACCAAAGCCCGCTGCGACAGCGAGTTTACGTTGCACCATCACACAAGATCGCGCATTACGTATTCTGAATGAATGGGCTGGACAACCACTCCCCCTTAATGCAAGTGCATGGATTGGCAAGACCAATGAAGAGGGTCAGCTGACGGTTCGCTTAGCAGGTGCTAATGCTGCAGTTGCTACCGCAAGCAAAATGATGGTGGCGGAACTAAGCGCCACATTGATGGACTTTACGGATGCAGTTAATTTCTGGAATGAATTGCGTGAGCAAGCCCATGTTTGGTTCAAGGAGCTTGCTCCGGGCAACGCGCTCTGGCGATTATCTTTACCAGCACACTGTCCTTCCATCCCAATGCCAATCGGTTTTAATCCGACTAGCATTATGGAGTGGCATGGTCAACAACGTTGGTTTCAGGGGCCAGCTAATCAAAGCATTTCGAACACTCTGATAGCGCTTGCTCAAGAACATGGTGGACATGCTAGTTGTTTTAGAAATAATGGTTCTGAACAGTTTGAACGTTTCACCTCTTTGCAATCAAACCCTCTTACTGCTGGTCTAGAGCTTGTGCAAAAGCGCTTGCGCCACTCCTTTGATCCATTTGGAGTCTTTACGACAGGTCGCCTACCTTAA
- a CDS encoding cob(I)yrinic acid a,c-diamide adenosyltransferase produces MGNRLSKIATRTGDAGMTGLGDGSRVEKDHLRICAMGDVDELNSQIGVLMTEEFPDSIANDLRNLLLRVQHDLFDLGGELCIPNYTLLKTEQVEQLDVWLNQYNASLPPLKEFILPGGTRAAAQAHICRTVCRRAERSIVKLGWADPIHDSPRQYVNRLSDLLFVLARVLNRAAGGHDVLWKNQNKVDET; encoded by the coding sequence ATGGGAAATAGACTTTCAAAAATAGCGACGCGAACCGGCGATGCCGGGATGACCGGTTTAGGTGATGGTAGCCGGGTTGAAAAGGATCATTTGCGGATCTGCGCCATGGGCGATGTGGATGAGCTCAACTCTCAGATTGGGGTCTTGATGACCGAAGAGTTTCCCGACTCAATTGCGAACGATCTACGAAATCTTCTGCTGCGGGTTCAGCATGATTTATTTGATTTGGGCGGCGAACTTTGTATTCCTAACTACACTTTACTCAAGACTGAACAGGTAGAGCAATTAGATGTCTGGCTGAATCAGTACAACGCCAGCCTGCCTCCCCTGAAAGAATTTATTTTGCCAGGCGGTACTCGCGCTGCCGCTCAAGCACACATTTGTCGAACAGTGTGCCGTCGTGCTGAACGCTCGATTGTGAAACTGGGTTGGGCTGATCCCATTCATGATTCTCCTCGTCAATATGTCAACCGACTATCGGACCTTCTCTTTGTGCTGGCTCGCGTACTCAATCGTGCTGCTGGTGGCCATGATGTTTTGTGGAAAAACCAAAATAAGGTCGACGAGACTTAG
- the tldD gene encoding metalloprotease TldD has product MNTSDLPLHHLAAPLEANQAFDLANSVLLKPNGLSTSDLDHLFGVMHAHRLDDADLYFQHTRSEQWSLEEGIVKSGSFNIDQGVGVRAISGDKTAFAYSDVISAEALLKAANATRVIGPKGGMVKLRNPIIGQSHLSTSLYSHLNPLDSLKPPEKIALLEQIERRAKARDPRIIQVMASLAGEFDVVLVARANGLMAADIRPLVRVSVHVIAEQNGRRESGSAGGGARTDYGFFNAERIHQWVDEAVDNALLNLGSRPAPAGPMTVVMGPGWPGVLLHEAIGHGLEGDFNRKGSSAFSGRIGERVAAKGVTVVDDGTLSGRRGSLNMDDEGTPTQCTTLIEDGVLKGYIQDSLNARLMKMPLTGNGRRESFASLPLPRMTNTYMLAGQYDPQEIVASIDRGLYAVNFGGGQVDITSGKFVFSASVAYWVENGKIQYPVKGATIIGNGPESLKQVTMIGNDLRLDSGVGVCGKEGQSVPVGVGQPTLRINQMTVGGTA; this is encoded by the coding sequence ATGAATACCTCTGATCTTCCACTACATCATCTTGCAGCACCCCTTGAGGCCAACCAAGCCTTTGATCTCGCAAACTCTGTTTTGCTTAAGCCAAATGGGCTGAGCACCTCAGACCTAGATCATCTGTTTGGTGTGATGCATGCACATCGTCTAGACGATGCCGATCTTTATTTTCAACACACACGAAGCGAACAATGGAGTCTGGAGGAAGGCATTGTTAAATCCGGTAGCTTCAATATTGATCAAGGGGTTGGGGTCCGCGCTATCTCAGGAGATAAAACAGCCTTTGCCTACTCGGATGTCATTAGCGCAGAAGCTTTATTAAAAGCAGCCAATGCCACTCGAGTGATTGGACCAAAAGGTGGGATGGTAAAACTTCGCAACCCGATCATAGGACAAAGCCATTTAAGTACGTCACTGTACTCCCACCTGAATCCATTGGACTCCTTAAAGCCTCCAGAAAAAATTGCGCTCCTCGAGCAAATTGAACGTCGTGCTAAAGCACGTGATCCCCGCATCATTCAAGTAATGGCGAGCCTTGCGGGTGAATTTGATGTTGTTCTGGTAGCACGCGCAAATGGTTTAATGGCAGCCGATATCCGTCCATTAGTACGCGTATCCGTTCACGTCATTGCCGAACAAAATGGTCGTCGTGAATCAGGCTCTGCTGGCGGTGGCGCACGAACTGACTACGGCTTCTTTAATGCAGAACGAATTCATCAATGGGTTGATGAAGCGGTTGACAACGCTCTACTCAATTTGGGTTCACGGCCCGCTCCTGCAGGACCAATGACTGTGGTTATGGGCCCAGGCTGGCCGGGTGTACTCTTGCATGAGGCAATCGGACACGGACTTGAGGGCGACTTCAATCGTAAGGGCTCCTCAGCCTTCTCGGGCCGAATCGGTGAACGCGTAGCCGCCAAGGGTGTAACAGTGGTTGATGACGGTACCTTAAGCGGTCGACGTGGCTCCCTCAATATGGATGACGAAGGTACGCCAACACAATGCACCACACTGATCGAAGATGGGGTGCTCAAAGGCTACATTCAAGATAGTTTAAATGCGCGTCTGATGAAGATGCCCTTGACTGGGAATGGCCGACGCGAAAGCTTCGCCTCCCTCCCCCTACCCCGAATGACGAATACATATATGCTGGCTGGCCAATACGACCCCCAAGAAATTGTGGCGAGCATTGATCGTGGTTTATACGCAGTGAACTTTGGCGGCGGTCAGGTTGATATTACAAGCGGTAAATTTGTGTTCTCTGCCTCGGTCGCATATTGGGTAGAAAACGGTAAGATTCAATATCCGGTGAAAGGTGCAACCATCATCGGCAATGGCCCTGAATCTCTCAAGCAGGTCACTATGATTGGCAACGATTTACGTTTAGATAGTGGGGTTGGCGTATGCGGTAAAGAAGGTCAGAGTGTGCCTGTTGGAGTTGGTCAGCCCACCTTACGAATTAATCAAATGACTGTAGGTGGAACCGCCTAA
- a CDS encoding carbon-nitrogen hydrolase family protein — protein MPRSLSVAAIQMISSAYLEGNLETARRLVGEAAKAGAKVITLPEYFCLMGLNDTDKVKVREAFGSGPIQSAMQELAHQHQIYLFAGTIPLEASDQHKVLNTTLVFNPQGICTARYDKMHLFGFQTEKERYQESETIEAGNQISTVRIHDQDEDWVFGLSICYDLRFPELYRQHETVDCQVIPAAFTHTTGKDHWEILLRARAIENQCYFLASAQGGLHQNQRQTWGQSMLIDPWGHIIQELPSGEGFVIGQVQKETLEGVRSKLPALKHRKLS, from the coding sequence ATGCCTCGATCTCTTAGCGTTGCCGCCATCCAAATGATCTCTTCTGCCTATTTAGAGGGGAATCTAGAGACGGCCCGACGTCTTGTTGGCGAGGCGGCTAAAGCGGGGGCTAAGGTCATCACACTGCCAGAGTATTTTTGCCTAATGGGTCTTAACGACACCGATAAGGTGAAAGTTCGGGAGGCCTTTGGTAGCGGGCCAATTCAATCAGCGATGCAAGAGCTTGCACATCAGCATCAGATTTATTTATTCGCGGGCACAATACCCCTTGAAGCAAGTGATCAGCATAAGGTTTTAAATACCACCCTCGTATTTAATCCTCAGGGTATTTGTACCGCTCGTTACGACAAAATGCATTTGTTTGGCTTCCAAACCGAAAAAGAGCGTTACCAAGAGTCTGAGACCATTGAGGCAGGCAATCAAATCAGCACGGTGCGCATCCATGATCAAGATGAAGACTGGGTTTTTGGCTTAAGCATTTGCTACGATCTGCGCTTTCCGGAGCTCTACCGCCAACACGAAACTGTAGACTGCCAAGTAATACCCGCGGCATTTACCCACACAACCGGTAAAGACCATTGGGAGATTTTATTACGCGCCCGCGCAATTGAAAACCAATGTTATTTCTTAGCGTCGGCTCAGGGTGGCTTGCATCAGAACCAAAGGCAGACCTGGGGGCAGTCTATGCTAATTGATCCCTGGGGTCACATCATTCAAGAACTTCCTAGCGGCGAGGGATTTGTAATTGGTCAAGTCCAAAAAGAAACCCTTGAGGGGGTTCGCTCCAAGCTGCCTGCTCTAAAACATCGTAAGCTATCGTAA
- a CDS encoding 3-deoxy-7-phosphoheptulonate synthase: protein MSTKPQNPQESWYASIDKTSATDDQRVGNITVLPPPEHLIRFFPISGTPTEKLIGRTREKIRNLIHGKDDRLLVIIGPCSIHDPAAAVEYCQRLLKERSRLSADLEIVMRVYFEKPRTTVGWKGLINDPYLDESFKIEEGLRIARQVLMEINRLGMPAGSEFLDVISPQYIADLISWGAIGARTTESQVHRELSSGLSAPIGFKNGTDGNIKIATDAIQAAHRPHHFLSVHKNGQVAIVETKGNKDCHVILRGGKEPNYEAKYVQAACAELEAAKLPARLMIDLSHANSSKQHQRQIDVANDIAEQIESGSKNIFGVMIESHLHSGAQKFTPGKDDPKALEYGKSITDACINWDDSVQVLERLAEAVRKRRRA from the coding sequence ATGAGCACTAAACCCCAAAACCCTCAAGAAAGCTGGTACGCGAGTATCGATAAGACCTCTGCGACCGATGACCAACGCGTAGGTAATATTACGGTTCTGCCTCCGCCAGAGCATTTAATTCGGTTTTTTCCTATTTCTGGCACGCCAACGGAGAAGTTAATCGGTCGTACCCGCGAGAAAATCCGCAATCTTATCCATGGCAAAGATGATCGTTTATTGGTCATCATCGGCCCCTGCTCCATTCATGATCCAGCAGCTGCAGTTGAGTATTGTCAACGTCTCTTAAAAGAACGTAGCCGCCTGAGCGCGGATCTTGAAATCGTGATGCGTGTCTATTTTGAAAAGCCACGTACTACGGTAGGCTGGAAGGGTTTAATCAACGACCCCTACCTTGATGAAAGTTTTAAGATCGAAGAAGGTTTGCGTATTGCACGCCAGGTGCTAATGGAAATTAATCGTCTCGGCATGCCAGCGGGTAGTGAGTTCCTCGATGTAATTTCCCCCCAATACATCGCTGATCTAATCTCATGGGGTGCAATTGGTGCGCGCACCACCGAAAGCCAGGTTCACCGAGAGCTAAGCTCTGGCCTGTCTGCGCCGATTGGATTTAAAAATGGTACGGATGGCAATATCAAGATAGCGACAGACGCCATTCAGGCGGCGCATCGACCACACCACTTCCTTTCAGTGCACAAAAATGGTCAAGTTGCCATTGTAGAAACTAAGGGCAATAAAGACTGCCACGTAATTTTGCGGGGCGGCAAAGAACCAAACTATGAAGCGAAGTATGTGCAAGCTGCTTGTGCTGAACTAGAAGCCGCCAAACTTCCAGCGCGATTGATGATTGATCTATCGCATGCAAACTCAAGCAAGCAACATCAACGACAAATTGATGTGGCCAATGATATTGCCGAGCAAATTGAGAGTGGATCAAAAAATATTTTTGGGGTCATGATTGAAAGTCATCTCCATTCAGGTGCACAGAAATTTACACCCGGCAAAGATGATCCCAAGGCTCTAGAGTACGGCAAGAGTATTACGGATGCTTGTATTAATTGGGATGACTCTGTACAAGTTCTTGAACGATTGGCGGAGGCTGTTCGTAAACGCCGACGCGCGTAA
- a CDS encoding FAD-linked oxidase C-terminal domain-containing protein, with amino-acid sequence MNAPHTAAEILTIQEKQALLVSALSPILAEDALLWQPEDTIPYECDGLAAYRKMPLAVALPETEDQVVRILKACHAMQIPIVPRGSGTGLSGGAMPIEQGLVLSLAKFKKITKIDPFTRTAVVQPGVRNLAISEAVAKHGLYYAPDPSSQIACSIGGNVNENSGGVHCLKYGLTLHNVLRVRAVLMNGDVVEFGGMAPDAPGLDLLAVLIGSEGMLGIVTEITVKLVPKPKLARVIMASFNDIEKGGNAVAAIIAAGIIPAGLEMMDRATTRAVEEFVHAGYDLDAEAILLCESDGTPEEVEEEIARMNAVLEQQGASRIQVSQNEAERLRFWSGRKNAFPAAGRIAADYYCMDGTIPRRHIATLLRRIKGMEEKYRLGCLNVFHAGDGNMHPLILFNGADPDEWHRAEEFGTEILEACVELGGTITGEHGVGIEKINSMCVQFGEQERELFWGVKAAFDPDRLLNPDKAIPTLNRCAEYGRMRISGGALPHPELERF; translated from the coding sequence ATGAACGCCCCCCACACCGCCGCAGAAATCCTTACTATCCAAGAAAAACAGGCGCTTTTAGTCTCGGCCCTTAGTCCTATCCTGGCAGAAGATGCTCTCCTATGGCAGCCAGAGGACACTATTCCCTATGAGTGCGATGGTTTAGCAGCCTACCGAAAAATGCCTCTGGCAGTTGCTCTCCCAGAGACTGAGGATCAGGTTGTGCGTATTCTTAAGGCTTGCCATGCCATGCAAATTCCCATTGTTCCAAGAGGATCTGGGACAGGTTTATCGGGAGGCGCGATGCCGATCGAGCAAGGTCTCGTTCTTTCCTTGGCTAAGTTTAAAAAGATTACGAAGATTGATCCGTTCACACGAACCGCTGTTGTGCAACCGGGTGTGCGTAATCTAGCAATCTCTGAAGCGGTGGCCAAGCATGGCTTGTACTATGCGCCAGACCCATCCTCCCAAATTGCTTGCTCGATTGGCGGCAACGTTAATGAGAACTCGGGCGGTGTTCATTGTCTAAAGTATGGGCTCACACTTCACAATGTATTAAGAGTACGCGCTGTATTAATGAATGGCGACGTCGTTGAATTTGGTGGTATGGCCCCTGATGCGCCTGGACTCGACCTGCTTGCAGTACTAATTGGTAGCGAGGGAATGCTGGGTATTGTTACCGAGATTACAGTAAAGCTCGTCCCTAAGCCCAAATTAGCTCGGGTCATTATGGCGAGTTTTAACGACATAGAAAAGGGTGGTAACGCGGTCGCAGCCATTATTGCGGCCGGCATCATCCCAGCAGGTCTTGAAATGATGGATCGGGCTACCACTCGTGCGGTAGAAGAATTTGTGCATGCGGGTTATGACCTCGATGCTGAAGCTATATTGTTATGCGAATCAGACGGCACCCCCGAAGAGGTTGAGGAGGAGATTGCGCGCATGAATGCTGTGCTTGAACAGCAAGGAGCAAGCCGTATCCAGGTCTCACAAAATGAGGCAGAGAGATTACGCTTCTGGAGTGGTCGTAAAAATGCCTTCCCAGCTGCCGGTCGAATTGCGGCAGATTATTACTGCATGGATGGCACGATCCCGAGACGACACATTGCGACCTTATTACGTCGCATTAAGGGTATGGAAGAAAAATACCGCTTAGGCTGTTTAAATGTATTTCATGCAGGCGATGGAAATATGCATCCCCTAATTCTGTTTAATGGCGCCGATCCTGATGAATGGCATCGTGCTGAAGAATTTGGTACCGAGATTCTAGAGGCCTGTGTTGAGTTAGGTGGCACGATTACCGGAGAGCATGGGGTTGGTATTGAGAAGATTAATTCGATGTGCGTGCAATTTGGTGAGCAAGAGCGTGAACTCTTTTGGGGCGTTAAAGCAGCATTTGATCCAGATCGCTTACTAAACCCCGACAAAGCAATCCCAACACTCAACCGCTGTGCCGAATACGGCAGAATGCGGATTAGTGGTGGCGCTCTGCCTCACCCAGAGTTGGAGCGCTTCTAA
- a CDS encoding AsmA-like C-terminal region-containing protein → MTEKKYPLRLKDLLRLRPTTSSWVQWSRRLLILGLVIVSLGVIGHLLIRFVVWPQIEASKPAIEKLLSERIGVSVKIDHLHVHWEGIRPVFDMTGLEFIPNPNQQTALIPNSPGLKIREIRGELSWSSVYHLKPHFNKLQASDAIIQVVRDKQERLFVAGILAGTGADDLDTQNWLFSQNNLELNNATILWKDFSKSKSDVADLRIETLALRSGIRTHELNIGLFSPWHQEKLSLSGKFVHRIGGEPGNWRDWIGDFQWDVQSLDIGQLTRDFEIPFKQLSGVLRSSGALSLSKGLPDGGQFALSIDRPIFQQSKSNQAIEFAQLELDAKQFTSGKFVSLGIQRFTWREKNQGSNTAPESLAPMTFSWQVPKKNTEIEKFSFSSSKIGLQNLSLFALNLPLPSRIRQIIEQSEPRGELNDVSITWSENKSTIPLVGGLISGQGPKFDVSGKLNNVSVKRYQDIVPGITNLTGKILANQDQGNIDLNSKNLQLVIDGFLADPKMNFDTVKGKVNWSLKNKQWLIGLDDLAVANKDLALNTKGSYLIGKEKNPDSMDLAIQFDRAEIQTIFRYLPSEMSKDARSYIEKAVIGGQIKNGSLKIKGDPNKAPFETPNSGELTLTLPITKVVYRPAPLFPANKGSWPEFTDLEGQITMQQAKLAANIQSARYKGLQIQNLNAEIVNIASKQASVQFKAVVNGPIDDMMDYLRTTPVLLQRPALANQLKISGLGKLDLGFTLPLQNTNDLKLNAALYLNNNIVQWSDLAPFNKVQGTVRLTEDLPQFEQISAEFFGGTVSLKQNAVSQNKKDLYDLSGKVDLARLKEHFSDKVGAQSRQLLNALNGNIGFKGNLVLSSKLTELNLDLDLNALGSNLPQPLDKKTGSNLKGQFKYQSVLNESTSKRTSQWSSQLGKNISLEGRINAQGVMSQGIGIGVTPLVPESGIGINLQANDINIDDWHSLLYPKALSNKAPVQKSTQGSMKGSSSPDGDGLKVLNARVRNAVALNRQWPNLTLNAKLVNGSWLIQAKSPLLEGQVQYVERPGFDLVKGKLVRLNVPKSTPRIISVAGDPKAKAVAKTVPLNSIPELDLTIDQLSINQYKPGGIVIKTQNSLNKIAIQNLVVTNAEASTKVSGEWSVDTQGNNERILLDVSSEIKDLGGVIVHWGSPKAVEGGKGIVTAQLDWSGPPYDPAYETLSGKIAIKLENGRLLQVDSGIAKVIGVFSLQSLLKFASFDIQGSLGNVVTAGTSFNTLSGDFVIRNGVARTQNFTMQLNQARVATSGLVNIPKQTQDLRITIFPTIDATAGALALFAVNPIIGASALISQYLISNQLNRTLQSDYLVQGSWDKPDVIALDQNGQPLDPKIIETIRSRNLLREQKMPSAPSTPNTPSRAPSVSPQN, encoded by the coding sequence ATGACCGAGAAAAAGTACCCACTTCGCCTAAAAGACCTCCTTAGGTTACGGCCCACCACCAGTTCTTGGGTCCAATGGTCTCGGCGCCTATTGATCCTTGGCCTAGTTATTGTGAGCCTTGGGGTCATTGGGCATCTATTGATTCGTTTTGTCGTCTGGCCTCAGATAGAAGCCTCAAAGCCTGCTATTGAAAAATTACTCTCGGAGCGAATTGGGGTGTCGGTAAAGATTGACCACCTGCATGTACATTGGGAAGGAATTCGGCCCGTATTTGACATGACCGGCCTTGAGTTCATTCCTAACCCAAACCAACAAACAGCACTCATCCCCAATAGCCCTGGGCTCAAGATTCGGGAGATTCGGGGGGAATTAAGCTGGTCGTCTGTTTATCACCTTAAACCCCATTTCAACAAACTGCAGGCTAGCGATGCAATCATTCAAGTGGTTCGCGATAAACAAGAGCGCTTATTTGTTGCGGGCATCTTGGCTGGCACTGGGGCCGATGATCTCGATACCCAAAACTGGCTGTTTTCACAAAATAATCTTGAACTCAATAATGCGACTATTTTGTGGAAAGACTTTTCTAAATCGAAATCCGATGTAGCAGATCTGCGTATTGAGACCTTAGCCCTTCGCAGTGGAATTCGTACTCACGAACTCAATATCGGCCTCTTTAGTCCATGGCACCAAGAGAAACTGAGCCTTTCAGGAAAATTTGTACACCGTATCGGTGGTGAGCCTGGAAATTGGCGCGATTGGATTGGTGATTTTCAATGGGATGTGCAATCACTTGATATTGGCCAATTAACCCGTGATTTTGAAATCCCCTTTAAACAACTAAGCGGGGTCTTACGCTCTTCCGGAGCTCTCTCTCTTTCTAAAGGACTACCAGATGGCGGTCAGTTCGCTCTGTCAATTGATCGTCCCATATTTCAACAATCAAAAAGTAATCAAGCGATTGAATTTGCCCAGCTAGAGTTAGATGCCAAACAATTTACCTCTGGTAAATTTGTTTCATTAGGCATTCAACGATTTACATGGCGCGAGAAGAACCAAGGCTCCAACACAGCCCCTGAAAGTCTGGCGCCCATGACATTTTCTTGGCAAGTTCCGAAGAAAAATACGGAGATCGAAAAGTTCTCTTTTTCTTCCTCTAAAATTGGCTTACAAAACCTTAGTCTCTTTGCCTTAAATTTGCCCCTGCCAAGCAGGATTCGCCAAATCATTGAGCAAAGCGAGCCAAGGGGCGAACTAAACGATGTATCCATTACCTGGTCTGAAAACAAATCAACTATTCCGCTTGTTGGTGGCCTAATCAGTGGGCAAGGGCCTAAATTTGACGTCTCCGGAAAACTTAATAATGTCTCCGTTAAGCGCTATCAAGATATTGTTCCTGGAATCACAAACCTTACTGGGAAAATTCTGGCCAATCAAGATCAGGGCAATATCGATCTAAACTCTAAAAATCTCCAATTAGTAATTGATGGGTTTTTGGCTGACCCAAAAATGAACTTTGATACCGTCAAAGGAAAAGTAAATTGGTCTCTAAAGAATAAGCAATGGCTAATTGGGCTTGATGATCTTGCGGTTGCTAATAAAGATCTTGCTCTAAATACAAAAGGTAGCTACCTAATTGGTAAAGAAAAGAATCCTGACAGCATGGACCTTGCCATTCAATTTGATCGTGCTGAAATTCAAACCATTTTTCGCTACTTACCTTCTGAAATGTCCAAGGACGCTCGAAGCTATATTGAAAAAGCGGTCATTGGTGGTCAAATCAAAAATGGTAGTCTGAAAATAAAGGGGGACCCCAATAAGGCTCCATTTGAGACTCCCAACTCAGGTGAACTAACTCTAACGCTACCAATTACCAAAGTAGTTTATCGCCCTGCACCCCTATTTCCTGCAAATAAAGGGTCCTGGCCAGAATTTACTGATCTCGAAGGTCAAATCACCATGCAGCAGGCTAAACTTGCTGCGAACATTCAGAGTGCTCGCTACAAGGGATTGCAAATACAAAATCTCAATGCTGAAATTGTAAACATCGCAAGCAAGCAAGCTAGTGTTCAGTTCAAGGCTGTAGTTAATGGTCCCATTGATGACATGATGGACTATCTCAGAACAACTCCCGTTCTTTTACAAAGGCCGGCTCTTGCAAATCAGTTGAAAATATCGGGTCTCGGTAAATTAGATTTGGGATTTACTTTACCACTCCAAAATACTAATGACCTCAAATTAAATGCTGCGCTTTATCTAAATAACAATATAGTTCAATGGTCTGATCTAGCGCCATTTAATAAAGTACAAGGAACTGTTCGCTTAACAGAAGATCTACCTCAATTTGAGCAGATCAGCGCTGAGTTTTTTGGTGGCACCGTTAGCTTAAAACAAAATGCTGTATCTCAAAATAAAAAGGATTTGTACGACCTAAGTGGCAAGGTTGATCTTGCGCGGCTCAAAGAGCACTTCTCGGATAAGGTGGGCGCCCAATCACGACAATTACTAAACGCTCTAAACGGCAATATTGGTTTTAAAGGAAATTTAGTTTTAAGTAGTAAGCTAACTGAGTTAAACCTGGATCTTGATCTCAATGCACTGGGGTCTAATTTGCCTCAGCCGCTAGATAAAAAAACGGGCAGCAATCTTAAGGGGCAGTTTAAATATCAATCTGTACTGAATGAGAGTACATCAAAGCGGACCTCGCAATGGTCTAGTCAGTTAGGAAAAAATATTAGTCTTGAAGGCCGAATCAATGCACAAGGTGTGATGAGTCAGGGTATTGGTATAGGTGTCACACCTCTTGTTCCTGAATCAGGAATTGGAATTAACTTGCAAGCTAATGATATCAATATCGATGACTGGCATAGTCTGCTTTACCCAAAGGCCCTGAGTAATAAAGCTCCTGTGCAAAAATCTACTCAAGGGAGCATGAAAGGCAGCTCGAGTCCTGATGGGGATGGCCTCAAAGTATTGAATGCGCGCGTTCGAAATGCTGTCGCTCTGAATCGGCAATGGCCCAATCTCACCCTCAATGCAAAACTAGTAAATGGTAGCTGGCTGATCCAAGCTAAATCCCCCCTCCTTGAGGGGCAAGTTCAGTATGTAGAGCGCCCAGGATTTGATCTCGTCAAAGGCAAATTAGTTCGCTTAAATGTTCCAAAATCAACCCCCCGGATAATTAGCGTGGCTGGTGATCCTAAGGCTAAAGCTGTCGCCAAAACTGTTCCCCTCAACTCTATTCCTGAACTAGATCTCACGATTGACCAGCTATCAATCAACCAATACAAGCCTGGGGGTATTGTGATCAAAACCCAAAATAGTCTCAATAAGATCGCTATTCAAAACTTGGTCGTCACCAATGCAGAGGCAAGCACGAAGGTCTCGGGAGAGTGGTCTGTGGATACCCAGGGTAACAATGAACGTATTTTGCTAGACGTGAGTTCAGAGATTAAAGATCTTGGTGGAGTGATTGTACACTGGGGTAGTCCAAAAGCGGTGGAAGGTGGCAAAGGAATTGTTACTGCGCAACTGGATTGGAGCGGTCCTCCGTATGATCCTGCCTATGAAACCCTTAGTGGAAAGATTGCTATTAAACTTGAAAATGGGCGGTTGCTCCAAGTCGATTCTGGGATTGCCAAAGTCATCGGTGTATTTAGCCTACAAAGTCTCCTAAAATTTGCAAGCTTTGATATTCAGGGAAGTCTCGGAAATGTTGTGACCGCAGGTACCAGCTTTAATACACTCTCCGGTGACTTTGTCATTCGTAATGGTGTTGCAAGAACCCAAAACTTTACAATGCAATTAAACCAAGCGCGTGTTGCGACAAGCGGCTTAGTGAACATCCCCAAACAAACACAAGATTTACGTATTACGATTTTTCCAACGATTGATGCGACTGCCGGTGCTCTGGCACTTTTTGCTGTCAACCCCATCATTGGAGCAAGTGCTTTAATTAGTCAATACCTGATTAGCAACCAGCTAAATCGCACCCTGCAATCGGATTATCTTGTTCAAGGCAGTTGGGATAAGCCTGATGTTATTGCGTTAGATCAAAATGGACAACCCTTGGATCCAAAAATCATCGAGACTATTCGTTCCCGCAATCTTTTGCGTGAGCAAAAAATGCCAAGCGCGCCTTCTACACCGAATACCCCCAGCCGTGCTCCAAGCGTTTCTCCTCAGAACTGA